Proteins encoded within one genomic window of Sphaerotilus montanus:
- a CDS encoding family 16 glycosylhydrolase, whose product MSAYLRPLKSLTLALALLPISGLVHAAGTSFADGLDSQDAGRWTRSNDVFAGEPVSNSWRADHIAYASGQMQLRLNTAPCSMAPEQCGGRSSASGQLVSTDTYGLGRYTAVLQAAAGQGVVTDFMKYTGSLVGAPTDLVGMHIQGQDPTRLQVSYVQAGVGAQYQTISLGFDASAGLHTYAFDTSAGALRWYVDNSEVFSVASGSLPMADGYIVSDVWAASPSVAPLFGTYAGTPTRAYFDSIAFEAAVTPVPEPASALLMSAGAGLLAWRRRRADRVVACTA is encoded by the coding sequence ATGTCCGCTTATCTCCGCCCTCTCAAGTCGCTGACACTGGCACTGGCGCTGCTGCCGATCTCCGGTCTGGTCCATGCTGCGGGCACGTCGTTTGCTGACGGACTCGACAGCCAGGACGCGGGCCGCTGGACCCGCTCGAATGATGTGTTTGCCGGCGAGCCGGTGAGCAACAGCTGGCGAGCGGACCACATCGCCTATGCGAGCGGCCAGATGCAATTGCGTCTGAACACGGCCCCGTGTTCGATGGCGCCGGAGCAGTGCGGGGGTCGTTCGTCCGCGTCTGGCCAGTTGGTCAGTACCGACACCTACGGTCTGGGCCGCTACACGGCGGTGCTGCAGGCAGCGGCCGGACAGGGCGTGGTCACCGACTTCATGAAGTACACCGGCTCCCTGGTGGGTGCGCCGACCGATCTGGTCGGCATGCACATCCAGGGTCAGGATCCGACCCGGCTGCAGGTCAGCTACGTCCAGGCGGGCGTCGGCGCGCAGTACCAGACCATCAGCCTGGGGTTTGACGCCTCGGCCGGCCTGCACACCTACGCATTCGACACGAGTGCGGGTGCGCTGCGCTGGTATGTCGACAACAGCGAAGTCTTCAGCGTGGCCAGCGGCTCGCTGCCGATGGCCGACGGGTACATCGTCAGCGACGTCTGGGCGGCCAGCCCGAGTGTCGCCCCCCTGTTCGGCACCTATGCCGGCACGCCCACCCGTGCGTACTTCGACAGCATTGCATTCGAAGCCGCCGTGACGCCGGTTCCCGAGCCGGCTTCAGCCCTGCTGATGAGCGCTGGCGCTGGTCTGCTTGCCTGGCGCCGCCGGCGCGCGGACCGTGTCGTGGCCTGCACGGCCTGA
- the rsxB gene encoding electron transport complex subunit RsxB — protein sequence MPTLADQIDALLPQTQCTRCGYPDCRTYAEAIATGQTEINRCPPGGTEGVVRLAAVTGRAALPLDTSCGVEGPLTVAVIDERWCIGCTLCIKACPVDCIVGTHKQMHTVIESRCTGCELCLPACPVDCISLEVTTPGRTGWLAWTDTQAKEARTRYLDRNERRSRTGLQHAAQLEAKAAHKLEHLETLTKQAEVPGELDRKRQIIEAALAKARAQRVAKS from the coding sequence ATGCCCACTCTCGCCGACCAGATCGACGCCTTGCTGCCGCAGACCCAGTGCACCCGCTGCGGCTATCCCGACTGCCGCACCTATGCCGAGGCCATCGCCACGGGCCAGACCGAGATCAACCGCTGCCCTCCCGGCGGCACGGAAGGGGTGGTCCGGCTGGCGGCGGTGACGGGTCGTGCGGCTCTGCCGCTGGACACCTCCTGCGGCGTGGAAGGCCCGCTGACCGTGGCCGTGATCGACGAACGCTGGTGCATCGGCTGTACCCTGTGCATCAAGGCCTGTCCGGTCGACTGCATCGTCGGCACGCACAAGCAGATGCACACGGTCATCGAGTCCCGGTGCACGGGCTGCGAACTGTGCCTGCCGGCCTGCCCCGTGGACTGCATCTCGCTGGAAGTCACCACACCCGGCCGGACCGGCTGGCTGGCCTGGACCGATACCCAGGCCAAGGAGGCTCGCACCCGGTACCTAGATCGGAACGAACGCCGCAGCCGGACCGGACTCCAGCACGCAGCGCAGCTCGAAGCCAAGGCGGCCCACAAGCTGGAGCATCTGGAGACGCTGACAAAGCAGGCCGAGGTACCTGGTGAACTGGACCGCAAACGCCAGATCATCGAAGCCGCACTGGCCAAGGCCCGCGCGCAACGCGTCGCGAAGTCGTGA